In Ignavibacteria bacterium, a single genomic region encodes these proteins:
- a CDS encoding nucleotidyl transferase AbiEii/AbiGii toxin family protein, whose product MLPKAYIEQWKLYSPWQQDEFVEQDLILSRLLIELYSSKIISENLAFRGGTALHKLFLKIPYRYSEDLDFVQIKAGDIGTILTELRKIIKRIIPSTPKYKKSKSNNTLIYSYDAENPPNPKMKIKIEINTREHFAVDGINNLKLESKSDWFTGFADIVTFSNEELLATKLRALYQRRKGRDLFDLWIARELKPKFEITIKILKVYLNNENLSITKKEFLDNLSAKIDDPIFQNDITPLIRNSSDYNLKEAFEYVKNTYLALL is encoded by the coding sequence TTGCTCCCTAAAGCATATATAGAACAATGGAAACTTTATTCACCCTGGCAACAAGATGAATTCGTAGAACAAGACTTAATTTTATCAAGACTTCTTATCGAATTATATTCAAGTAAAATAATTTCAGAAAATTTAGCATTCAGAGGAGGGACAGCATTACATAAGTTATTTCTTAAAATACCTTACCGGTATTCTGAAGATTTAGATTTTGTGCAGATAAAAGCAGGGGATATTGGAACTATTTTGACAGAACTTAGAAAAATTATAAAGCGTATAATTCCATCTACACCAAAATATAAAAAGTCAAAAAGCAATAATACTTTGATATATTCTTATGATGCAGAAAACCCGCCAAATCCTAAAATGAAAATTAAGATTGAAATTAACACACGAGAGCATTTCGCTGTTGATGGAATCAACAATTTAAAACTGGAAAGTAAATCTGATTGGTTTACTGGTTTTGCTGATATTGTAACTTTTTCTAATGAAGAATTACTTGCTACTAAACTTCGCGCATTATATCAGAGAAGAAAAGGCAGGGATTTATTCGACCTGTGGATTGCACGGGAATTAAAACCTAAATTTGAAATAACTATCAAAATATTGAAAGTTTATCTCAATAATGAAAATTTAAGTATTACAAAAAAGGAATTTTTAGATAATTTGAGTGCTAAAATTGACGACCCTATTTTTCAAAATGATATTACACCGTTAATCCGAAATAGTTCTGATTATAATTTAAAAGAAGCATTTGAGTATGTAAAGAATACTTATCTTGCTTTATTATAA
- a CDS encoding type IV toxin-antitoxin system AbiEi family antitoxin: MDKNSNENIDFIEFNLKNGRKSFSMKELVNFKGKNFNAAKQYIKYSISINLIKNLSEGFYAIYSPSEKDSGKISPDDFINQLMSYKEINYYAGLLSASAFYGATHYRPLVYQVIVDKQIHTPKNILEGINFHRKKYFPEHCIIKQKGNYGYINYSSPALTAYDLIKYENESGTISNIILVISDILSQIKISDIKNLLKNNLEVAYIQRLGFILEKLEANELINPLFEYSKKATSYIPLSRIGNKSGNKNIKWKIIENVNWKDFIAP; the protein is encoded by the coding sequence ATGGATAAAAATAGTAACGAAAATATTGATTTTATTGAGTTTAACCTTAAAAATGGCAGAAAATCCTTTTCGATGAAAGAATTGGTTAATTTTAAAGGAAAAAATTTTAATGCTGCTAAACAGTATATTAAATACTCAATTAGCATAAATTTGATAAAAAATTTGTCCGAAGGGTTTTATGCTATATATTCCCCATCTGAAAAAGATTCAGGAAAAATATCGCCGGACGATTTTATTAATCAACTAATGTCTTATAAGGAAATAAATTACTATGCCGGATTATTATCCGCATCTGCTTTTTACGGAGCAACTCACTACAGACCGCTTGTATATCAAGTTATTGTGGATAAACAGATACATACTCCTAAAAATATTTTAGAAGGAATTAATTTTCACAGGAAAAAATATTTTCCTGAACATTGCATTATTAAGCAGAAAGGTAACTACGGATATATTAATTATTCTTCACCTGCATTAACTGCTTATGATTTAATTAAATACGAAAATGAAAGCGGGACCATCAGCAATATTATTCTTGTAATTTCTGATATACTTTCTCAAATAAAAATAAGCGATATTAAAAATTTATTAAAAAATAATTTAGAAGTTGCTTACATTCAGCGTCTTGGTTTTATTCTCGAAAAACTTGAAGCTAATGAGCTTATTAATCCACTATTTGAATATTCTAAAAAAGCAACCTCATATATCCCTCTATCTCGAATTGGAAATAAATCAGGAAATAAAAATATTAAATGGAAAATAATTGAAAACGTAAATTGGAAGGATTTCATTGCTCCCTAA
- the brxL gene encoding protease Lon-related BREX system protein BrxL has translation MEELKSKINSVFSGKVVRKDLVRKVKVGANVPVYVLEYLLGKYCASDDSNIIEAGLKLVNNKLSENYVRPDENMKAQSKVKLNGKHTFIDKISVRLVASEDKYWATLVNFGYKNVHIAEREINKYDRLLQGGIWAEIELEYLYEEEGKGTRSPFRIRDLRPIQIASFDMNEYIEGRKKFSTDEWIDLLILTIGLEPSKFEKRVKLHYLSRLIPLIENNYNFVELGPRGTGKSYAFQDISPYCILLTGPTTVANLFYNISKSQMGLVGTWDAVAFDEIADLQSMPKEVITSLKTYCESGAFARGKESLAGKASIAFFGNTNQPVDVMVQSSHLFAPMPDVIREDLAFLDRIHYYLPGWEISKMSNDFLTDNYGFVVDYFAEAIKELRSRNFSESIDKHFILGTHLNTRDTKAVRKTVSGLLKLIHPNGEFSKEELKYYAEFAIEGRRRVKEQLKKLAPYEYSKTSFSIIDKETLEEMYVGVPEAGGKGMISSDPLAPGTVYTIAVGEQSKVSIYRIEVNQNPGTGKLRTSGSIGKQIKDSFNRAFEYLKSVKNQIGIGSEIYNNDFNVEAVDLLGTSIDTSTGVAFFVAMVSLIKRQSVLPGLIILGDMTVQGNIKPLSSLAEPLQVGLDNGAKKAIIPIENKRLFFEISSDIVEAVDPIFYKDPTSAVFKGLGIS, from the coding sequence ATGGAAGAATTAAAAAGTAAAATTAATTCTGTATTTTCTGGGAAAGTTGTAAGAAAAGACCTTGTAAGAAAAGTAAAAGTAGGAGCTAATGTCCCTGTATATGTTTTGGAATATCTTTTAGGAAAATACTGTGCTTCAGACGATTCCAATATTATTGAAGCTGGTTTAAAATTGGTGAATAATAAATTATCTGAGAATTATGTTAGACCCGATGAAAATATGAAGGCACAATCTAAAGTAAAATTAAACGGGAAACATACCTTCATTGATAAAATCTCTGTTAGATTAGTTGCTAGTGAGGATAAGTATTGGGCTACTTTAGTAAATTTTGGGTATAAAAATGTTCATATAGCTGAAAGAGAGATTAATAAATATGATAGATTACTACAGGGTGGTATTTGGGCAGAAATCGAGTTAGAGTATTTATATGAAGAAGAAGGTAAAGGAACCAGAAGTCCATTTAGAATTAGAGATTTAAGACCAATTCAGATTGCTTCTTTTGATATGAATGAATATATAGAAGGAAGAAAAAAATTTTCCACAGATGAATGGATTGATTTATTAATTTTAACAATTGGTTTAGAACCTTCTAAATTTGAAAAAAGAGTTAAGTTACATTATTTGTCACGACTGATTCCTTTAATAGAAAACAATTATAATTTCGTTGAATTAGGGCCTAGAGGAACCGGGAAATCATATGCTTTTCAGGATATTTCACCATATTGTATATTATTAACGGGTCCAACTACTGTTGCTAATTTATTTTATAACATTAGCAAAAGTCAAATGGGACTTGTTGGAACCTGGGATGCCGTAGCCTTCGATGAAATAGCAGATTTACAAAGTATGCCGAAAGAAGTTATTACTTCTTTAAAAACTTACTGCGAATCAGGAGCTTTTGCAAGAGGAAAAGAATCATTGGCCGGTAAAGCATCCATCGCATTTTTTGGTAACACTAATCAACCTGTAGATGTGATGGTTCAAAGTTCCCACTTATTCGCACCAATGCCTGATGTAATTAGAGAAGATTTAGCATTTTTAGACAGGATACATTATTATTTACCAGGGTGGGAAATTAGTAAAATGAGTAATGATTTTCTGACCGATAATTATGGATTTGTTGTTGACTATTTTGCTGAAGCTATTAAAGAATTACGTAGTAGAAATTTCTCTGAAAGCATTGACAAACATTTTATTCTTGGCACACACTTAAACACAAGAGATACAAAAGCTGTTAGAAAAACGGTTTCAGGTTTATTAAAATTAATTCATCCTAATGGTGAATTTAGCAAAGAAGAATTAAAATATTACGCAGAGTTTGCAATTGAGGGAAGACGTAGAGTAAAAGAACAGTTAAAAAAATTAGCGCCTTACGAATACTCTAAAACAAGTTTTTCTATTATAGATAAAGAAACACTTGAAGAAATGTATGTTGGAGTTCCGGAGGCAGGTGGAAAAGGAATGATATCTTCTGATCCTCTCGCACCAGGTACTGTTTACACAATAGCTGTAGGCGAGCAATCAAAGGTTTCTATTTATCGAATCGAAGTAAATCAGAATCCCGGAACCGGTAAGCTCAGAACATCGGGTTCGATTGGCAAACAAATTAAGGATTCTTTTAATAGAGCTTTCGAATATTTAAAATCCGTAAAAAATCAAATTGGAATTGGTTCAGAGATATATAATAATGATTTCAATGTTGAAGCTGTAGATTTGCTGGGCACTTCTATAGATACTTCAACAGGAGTTGCTTTTTTTGTCGCAATGGTATCTTTAATTAAACGACAATCTGTTTTACCTGGCTTAATAATACTCGGTGATATGACCGTTCAAGGTAATATAAAACCGCTATCATCATTAGCAGAACCTTTACAGGTAGGACTTGATAATGGAGCAAAAAAGGCAATTATACCTATTGAAAATAAAAGACTATTTTTCGAAATATCTTCAGATATAGTTGAAGCTGTTGATCCAATATTTTACAAAGACCCCACAAGTGCGGTGTTTAAAGGGTTGGGAATTTCTTAA
- a CDS encoding adenosylhomocysteinase, with protein MAKINKFKVKDLKLAAQGRTKIEWAESRMPVLAALRAKYKITKPFKGFKIAGCLHVTKETAVLIRTFIDAGAELSWSGCNPLSTQDDVAAALAADGVSIYAWHGMNTKEFYWCIDRTLDFKPQLTLDDGADLIFTVHNKYQNLVPSIIGGTEETTTGVHRLRKMAEQGALKYPVYAVNDSVTKWDFDNVYGTGQSTIDGILRATSVLIAGKNFVVAGYGHCGSGVANRAKGLGASTITTEIKPTAALKATLEGHRVLKMDEAAKVGDIFVTATGVKDVIVGRHFASMKDGAIVCNTGHYDCEINLTDLEKMKKSKRTIRPNCEEYLMKDGRKIYILAKGRLVNLSAAEGHPSEVMDMSFANQFNAQLALVSSYKAGKKLTLGVHVLPREMDEQIAGVKLSTMNIKIDKLTKDQIKYNEDFSEGT; from the coding sequence ATGGCAAAGATTAACAAATTTAAAGTTAAGGACCTGAAGCTGGCTGCTCAGGGTAGAACAAAAATTGAATGGGCTGAATCGAGAATGCCGGTACTTGCAGCTTTAAGAGCAAAATATAAAATTACAAAACCTTTCAAAGGCTTTAAGATTGCAGGTTGCCTCCACGTAACAAAAGAAACTGCTGTTTTGATTAGAACATTTATTGATGCTGGTGCTGAACTCTCATGGAGCGGATGTAATCCTCTTTCAACTCAAGACGATGTTGCTGCAGCTTTAGCCGCTGATGGTGTCTCAATATATGCATGGCATGGAATGAATACTAAAGAATTCTACTGGTGTATTGATAGGACTCTTGATTTCAAACCGCAACTGACTCTTGATGATGGTGCTGACTTAATTTTTACAGTTCATAATAAATATCAGAATTTAGTTCCTTCTATAATAGGGGGTACTGAGGAAACTACAACAGGCGTACATAGGTTAAGAAAGATGGCTGAACAAGGTGCATTAAAATATCCTGTTTATGCTGTTAATGATTCAGTTACAAAATGGGACTTTGATAACGTTTATGGTACTGGTCAGTCAACTATCGACGGAATATTAAGAGCAACTTCGGTTCTTATAGCTGGAAAGAATTTTGTAGTAGCTGGTTACGGTCATTGTGGAAGTGGTGTTGCAAATCGTGCAAAAGGTCTCGGTGCATCTACAATTACTACTGAAATAAAACCAACAGCAGCACTCAAAGCAACTCTTGAGGGACATAGGGTGTTAAAAATGGATGAAGCAGCAAAAGTTGGTGATATTTTCGTCACCGCAACTGGTGTGAAAGATGTTATCGTAGGAAGACATTTCGCTTCTATGAAAGATGGTGCAATAGTATGTAATACTGGCCATTATGATTGCGAAATTAACCTTACTGATTTGGAGAAGATGAAGAAATCAAAGAGAACTATAAGACCAAATTGCGAAGAATATTTAATGAAAGATGGAAGAAAAATATATATCTTAGCAAAAGGAAGATTGGTTAATCTTTCAGCTGCAGAAGGACATCCCTCTGAAGTTATGGATATGTCTTTCGCAAATCAATTTAATGCTCAGCTGGCTCTTGTCTCTTCATACAAAGCAGGTAAGAAACTTACTCTAGGAGTACACGTATTACCAAGAGAAATGGATGAGCAGATTGCAGGCGTTAAGTTATCTACTATGAACATTAAGATTGATAAGTTAACAAAGGACCAGATTAAATATAACGAAGATTTTTCCGAAGGAACGTAA
- a CDS encoding tyrosine-type recombinase/integrase, translating into MSQYSRKLKTGIKYWYKFSYSGKTYISKCIYISKAEAKRAENRKFDEVSRKARDLDSETTSITLLEAINARLDYVKTKKCKAYYKDNKRYYKVILEVLGNIPIENIKRADIENLLLQTSQRLQKRNKDNYVVNAMLAIYKALFNHVIDQYDLSIKNPCHRIKHFSVVKRLKYIPKDKDIEAVKKICDNNQKFLIDFIVETGARINEALKVKGSDIFDEYVVLYTRKSKNSNLVPRKIPRPKCLKRIRLKPDELLFPNWIEQPKFLERKVKTLGQKSWGFHNLRHRYASLLSKQGKPLYEIMSLLGHSNLSTTQIYLQLIA; encoded by the coding sequence ATGAGCCAATATTCCCGTAAACTTAAAACAGGTATTAAATACTGGTACAAATTTTCATATTCAGGAAAAACCTATATCTCTAAATGCATCTATATTTCCAAAGCCGAAGCAAAAAGAGCCGAAAACAGGAAATTTGATGAAGTATCTAGAAAAGCCCGTGATTTGGACTCCGAAACTACCTCAATCACACTTCTGGAGGCTATAAACGCCCGCCTGGACTACGTTAAGACTAAAAAGTGTAAAGCATACTATAAAGACAATAAACGCTACTATAAGGTAATTTTAGAGGTTTTAGGGAATATTCCTATTGAGAACATAAAACGAGCTGACATTGAAAATTTGCTATTGCAGACTTCCCAAAGACTTCAAAAACGTAATAAAGATAACTATGTTGTTAATGCAATGCTTGCTATTTATAAAGCTCTTTTTAATCACGTTATAGACCAATATGATCTTTCTATAAAAAATCCTTGTCATAGAATTAAACATTTTTCGGTAGTAAAAAGATTGAAATATATACCAAAGGATAAAGACATAGAAGCAGTTAAAAAAATATGTGATAATAATCAGAAATTTTTAATTGATTTCATAGTCGAAACCGGTGCCAGAATAAACGAAGCCCTGAAAGTAAAAGGTTCTGATATCTTTGATGAATATGTTGTTCTTTATACAAGAAAAAGTAAGAACTCGAATTTAGTACCACGAAAAATACCACGACCTAAATGTCTGAAACGTATTAGATTAAAACCTGATGAATTACTTTTCCCAAATTGGATTGAACAACCGAAGTTCCTGGAAAGAAAGGTTAAAACACTTGGGCAGAAATCCTGGGGATTTCATAACTTAAGACACCGTTACGCTTCCCTACTATCCAAACAGGGAAAACCTTTGTATGAAATTATGAGTTTATTAGGACATTCTAACTTATCAACAACTCAGATTTATTTACAGCTCATAGCTTAA
- a CDS encoding DEAD/DEAH box helicase family protein — protein sequence MSHFIENYQFVKYPIEDGEEPGLRKAQLGAIHSISSHFTLNKAPALITMPTGSGKTVVLILTPYILRVHRVLVFTRNKLVRTQIYDEFKNLKKLKEIKVFEDDDIKPNIKEIKNKIQIDEEWNELRNFDVIIATPNSISPEYEDIPQPPQDLFDLVLIDEAHHFPAKTWQSIAASFPNAKIVLFTATPFRRDKKEIKAKYIFTYPIKNAIEDKIFGEVKFYPVTTNIREEPDISIAKKTENLFLIDKQNGFKHFIVVRTDSKKKANELKIIYENNTSLNLELIHSDHSYKRILDSIEKLKTGALDGIICVDMLGEGFDFPNLKIAAIHSPHKSLEVTLQFIGRFARTTSSEIGEAKFVAIPQDIKSEIGKLYKESSEWQNIIVELGTERILREETIRETLDKFNTPDSLYFKTDELSLYGINVYHHVKVYQVNEDFDLSLDIELDDQLEVIYKNYSSDLNSVIYVTREILLPKWTENEIFSSSNYDLFIIFFDQQNRLLYINSTRKTDKIYQNIIDQFNISNYKPLPIHIVDRVLHDLENQNFFNIGMRNKILNSNTESYRIMASKNAENAIDPTIGNLFDRGHIFCKATDDGEDITIGYSSKSKIWSNMVSQIPTFIEWCKTISTKLINSSEVITQTRIDFLKAPEKLTHIPEGIIAAIWNDKVFKNPINIQYIDNDGVNKSALLAELDINIVQNETLNNIITFEINCDNFNSKYIFNLDSTPYFLETNSNTDRITIISEREEIDFITFINNNPISFFTSDFSRITNEEISRYDSDNIIFDTEQIIPFDWDQKNVDITAEFGDLNNGKISIHNFLKSYLNSNDYDVVFYDHRSGEIADFVNIKEDNNSIIISLIHCKASQGANPGNRVGDVYEVTGQIVKSLKWLSFDLLLNKINNRNSGGSEFIKGDINLVRTILNNKSKTVSYKMIIVQPGISKSIIEDTLKNPLASANKFIKYGKCENLIVWASN from the coding sequence ATGTCACATTTTATAGAAAACTATCAATTCGTAAAATATCCAATTGAAGATGGGGAAGAACCAGGCTTGCGAAAAGCTCAACTTGGAGCAATTCATTCTATTTCCTCTCATTTTACTTTAAATAAAGCCCCTGCTTTAATAACTATGCCTACAGGTTCAGGTAAAACTGTTGTTCTTATACTAACACCTTATATATTACGTGTTCATAGAGTATTAGTTTTTACTCGAAATAAATTAGTCAGAACTCAAATTTATGATGAATTTAAAAATTTGAAAAAATTAAAAGAAATTAAAGTATTTGAAGATGATGATATTAAACCAAATATTAAAGAAATTAAAAATAAGATACAAATTGATGAAGAATGGAATGAGTTGAGGAATTTTGATGTTATAATAGCCACTCCAAATTCAATCAGTCCCGAATATGAAGATATCCCACAGCCCCCTCAAGATCTTTTCGATTTAGTTTTAATTGATGAAGCTCATCATTTTCCGGCAAAAACGTGGCAATCTATTGCTGCATCTTTTCCAAATGCGAAAATAGTTCTTTTTACTGCTACACCTTTTAGAAGAGACAAAAAGGAAATAAAAGCAAAATATATATTCACTTATCCTATTAAAAATGCAATTGAGGATAAAATCTTTGGTGAAGTTAAATTTTATCCGGTAACTACAAATATTCGTGAGGAACCAGATATTTCTATTGCTAAAAAAACGGAAAATTTGTTTTTGATTGATAAGCAAAACGGATTTAAGCATTTTATTGTAGTTAGAACTGATTCTAAGAAAAAAGCAAATGAACTAAAAATCATCTATGAAAATAATACTTCGTTAAATTTAGAATTAATACACTCTGATCATTCATATAAGAGAATTCTTGATTCAATCGAGAAATTAAAAACCGGAGCATTAGATGGAATTATATGTGTTGATATGTTAGGAGAGGGATTTGATTTTCCTAATCTGAAAATAGCTGCTATACATTCACCTCATAAATCATTAGAGGTTACTTTACAATTTATTGGCAGATTTGCGAGAACAACTTCTTCAGAAATCGGGGAAGCTAAATTTGTAGCGATTCCGCAAGATATAAAATCAGAAATAGGCAAATTATATAAAGAGAGTTCTGAATGGCAGAATATTATTGTTGAATTAGGTACAGAAAGAATTTTGAGAGAAGAAACAATAAGAGAGACATTGGACAAATTTAATACACCAGATTCGCTTTATTTTAAAACTGATGAATTATCTTTATATGGTATTAATGTATATCATCATGTGAAAGTTTATCAGGTTAATGAAGATTTTGATTTATCTTTAGATATTGAATTAGATGATCAATTAGAAGTAATCTATAAAAATTATAGTTCTGATTTAAATTCGGTTATATATGTAACAAGAGAAATTTTACTTCCAAAATGGACCGAAAATGAAATATTCAGTAGTTCAAATTATGATTTATTTATAATATTTTTTGATCAACAAAATAGATTGCTATATATAAATTCTACCCGAAAAACAGATAAAATTTATCAAAATATAATTGATCAGTTTAATATATCAAATTATAAACCTCTTCCTATTCATATTGTTGATAGGGTTTTACATGACTTAGAAAATCAGAATTTCTTTAACATTGGAATGAGAAATAAAATATTAAACAGTAATACTGAATCTTATAGAATAATGGCAAGTAAAAATGCAGAAAATGCTATTGATCCTACAATTGGTAACCTTTTTGATAGAGGCCATATATTTTGCAAAGCCACTGATGATGGAGAAGATATTACAATTGGATATAGTAGTAAGTCTAAAATATGGAGTAATATGGTTAGCCAAATTCCAACATTCATAGAATGGTGTAAAACAATATCTACGAAATTAATTAATTCATCGGAAGTCATTACTCAAACGCGAATAGATTTCTTAAAAGCACCAGAAAAGTTAACTCATATTCCCGAAGGTATTATAGCTGCGATTTGGAATGACAAAGTGTTTAAAAACCCTATTAATATTCAGTATATAGATAATGATGGAGTAAATAAGTCAGCTTTATTAGCTGAGTTGGATATTAATATTGTTCAAAATGAAACATTAAATAATATTATTACATTCGAAATAAATTGTGATAATTTTAATTCAAAATATATATTTAATTTAGATTCAACTCCATATTTTTTGGAAACAAATAGTAATACTGATAGAATAACAATTATTTCAGAACGCGAGGAAATTGATTTTATAACATTTATTAATAATAATCCAATAAGTTTTTTTACTTCCGATTTTTCAAGAATTACAAATGAAGAAATATCAAGATACGATAGCGATAATATTATTTTTGATACAGAACAGATAATTCCTTTTGATTGGGATCAAAAAAATGTTGATATTACAGCTGAATTTGGAGATTTAAATAATGGAAAAATATCAATTCATAATTTTTTAAAAAGCTATTTGAATTCAAATGATTACGATGTTGTCTTTTATGACCATAGATCGGGTGAAATTGCAGATTTTGTAAATATTAAAGAAGATAATAATTCAATAATAATATCACTTATACATTGCAAAGCATCTCAGGGAGCAAATCCTGGAAATAGAGTAGGTGATGTTTATGAAGTTACAGGTCAAATAGTTAAGTCTCTCAAATGGCTAAGTTTTGATTTATTGTTAAATAAAATTAATAACCGGAATAGTGGTGGTTCTGAATTTATAAAGGGGGATATTAATTTAGTAAGAACAATTTTAAATAATAAAAGTAAAACGGTAAGCTATAAAATGATTATTGTCCAACCAGGAATATCTAAAAGTATAATTGAAGATACTTTAAAAAATCCTTTAGCATCTGCAAATAAATTTATAAAATATGGGAAATGCGAAAATTTAATTGTCTGGGCTTCAAATTGA